The Cyanobacteria bacterium QS_8_64_29 genome includes a window with the following:
- a CDS encoding DUF1995 domain-containing protein, giving the protein MAASVEFPQSLDQAIAQAKQATVQALESGQTRLQVELEIPEISLQSQPITWSFTEVFGDSLEGLRVLFPDTGAAALARRDWGEIPFAVSDLGSRQTDIDSRIQPQDSAFLVVGPSSVEVDRVERLCELAGDRPVVLLIPQLEDLKVVGLGYTARQLRERFLNTLETSYCIKPLEGATILRYYPHPWQVWIEREEGYELFSEEPQRPTGDLLDRILTQAAGESQDAEGSSTGGPQKPGLLGSLQRFVRALTQ; this is encoded by the coding sequence ATGGCTGCTAGCGTCGAGTTTCCCCAAAGCCTGGACCAAGCGATCGCCCAAGCCAAGCAGGCGACGGTCCAAGCCCTGGAGTCAGGCCAAACGCGCCTGCAAGTGGAGCTGGAAATCCCCGAGATCTCGCTGCAGTCCCAACCCATCACCTGGTCCTTTACTGAGGTTTTTGGGGATTCTCTGGAGGGGTTGCGCGTGCTTTTTCCAGATACGGGCGCCGCCGCCTTAGCGCGGCGGGATTGGGGCGAGATCCCCTTTGCCGTGAGCGATTTGGGCAGCCGCCAAACCGACATTGACAGCCGCATTCAGCCTCAGGACAGCGCCTTTTTGGTGGTAGGCCCCTCCTCGGTGGAGGTGGATCGCGTCGAGCGCCTCTGCGAGCTAGCCGGCGATCGCCCGGTGGTGCTGCTCATCCCGCAACTGGAAGATTTGAAAGTCGTGGGGTTGGGCTACACCGCGCGCCAGCTGCGGGAGCGCTTTCTCAACACCCTCGAGACCAGCTACTGCATCAAGCCGCTGGAGGGCGCCACCATCCTGCGCTACTATCCCCATCCCTGGCAGGTCTGGATCGAGCGCGAGGAGGGCTACGAACTCTTTAGCGAAGAGCCGCAGCGCCCCACCGGCGACCTGCTAGATCGCATCCTGACCCAGGCCGCCGGCGAGTCGCAGGACGCCGAGGGCTCAAGTACCGGTGGCCCCCAAAAGCCCGGGCTGCTAGGTAGCTTGCAGCGCTTCGTCCGAGCGCTGACCCAGTAG